Proteins found in one Deinococcus aestuarii genomic segment:
- a CDS encoding cupin domain-containing protein, whose product MNEQVRATPSLTTLQDAPAYWQVGILWAMLTTGEQTGGTYSLIWELCPRGSGPTPHFHDQDEQFYVLEGEITYLADGQELRATAGSFVLIPRGTVHSFRVDSETATLLNSYTPAGFERVITELGEPAGARTLPPPHPHPPVSPDQMEKAQQLFREVGMHLVHGPDVLREDRAAETTSG is encoded by the coding sequence ATGAACGAGCAGGTCCGCGCCACACCCTCCCTCACCACCCTTCAGGACGCCCCCGCGTACTGGCAGGTCGGCATCCTGTGGGCCATGCTCACCACCGGGGAGCAGACGGGAGGAACGTACTCCCTGATATGGGAACTGTGCCCCCGCGGCTCTGGTCCCACACCCCACTTCCACGACCAGGACGAGCAGTTCTACGTTCTGGAGGGCGAGATCACCTACCTGGCGGACGGCCAGGAACTCCGGGCCACGGCAGGATCGTTCGTCCTGATTCCGCGGGGCACGGTCCACTCCTTCCGGGTGGATTCCGAGACGGCGACCCTGCTCAACTCCTACACCCCGGCGGGCTTCGAGCGGGTGATCACCGAACTGGGCGAACCCGCCGGGGCGCGCACCCTCCCGCCGCCCCATCCGCACCCTCCGGTCAGTCCCGATCAGATGGAAAAGGCCCAGCAGCTTTTCCGGGAAGTCGGCATGCACCTCGTCCACGGGCCGGACGTGCTGCGCGAAGACCGGGCCGCTGAGACCACCAGCGGCTGA
- a CDS encoding epoxide hydrolase family protein: protein MTTSIEPTTLIEPFHLAIPEEHLADLRARLARTRWPEQETVPDTSQGPQLAKVQALIEHWQHRYDWRRCEALLNGLGQFRTTIDGLDLHFLHVRSPEQGALPLLMTHGWPGSVLEFRKVVGPLTDPAAHGGDPRQAFHLVIPSLPGFGFSGKPTGTGWGVPRIARAWITLMDRLGYGRWGAQGGDWGSAVTAAIGRLAPAGCVGLHFNFVMFQPTPQEVAEATPEEQAMIASARYYADVLSGYAKEQATRPQTIGYSLADSPVGLASWIYAMSQDVSDSGGNAEAVFSLDELLDDIMLYWLPSTGASSARLYWEAAQAGRAGPPSPEKITVPAGFSMFPREIIRTSKRWAERRYSHVIHFNELDRGGHFAALEQPELFVQEVRASFSHVR, encoded by the coding sequence ATGACCACTTCCATCGAACCGACGACCCTGATCGAACCGTTTCACCTCGCCATTCCCGAGGAACACCTCGCCGATCTGCGCGCCCGTCTGGCCCGGACCCGCTGGCCGGAACAGGAAACCGTGCCCGACACCAGCCAGGGCCCCCAGTTGGCGAAGGTTCAGGCGCTGATCGAGCACTGGCAGCACCGCTACGACTGGCGACGCTGCGAAGCCCTGCTCAACGGCCTGGGCCAGTTCCGCACCACCATCGACGGGCTGGACCTTCATTTCCTGCACGTCCGCTCGCCCGAGCAAGGCGCGCTGCCCCTGCTCATGACGCACGGCTGGCCCGGTTCGGTGCTGGAGTTCCGCAAGGTGGTCGGCCCGCTCACCGACCCGGCGGCCCACGGGGGCGACCCTCGGCAGGCCTTTCACCTGGTCATCCCCTCGCTGCCCGGCTTCGGGTTCTCGGGGAAGCCGACCGGGACCGGCTGGGGGGTCCCGCGCATTGCCCGGGCCTGGATCACCCTGATGGACCGCCTCGGCTATGGGCGCTGGGGGGCCCAGGGCGGGGACTGGGGCAGCGCGGTCACCGCGGCCATCGGGCGCCTGGCCCCGGCGGGATGTGTGGGGCTGCACTTCAACTTCGTGATGTTCCAGCCGACCCCGCAGGAGGTAGCCGAGGCGACCCCGGAAGAACAGGCGATGATCGCCAGCGCCCGGTATTACGCGGACGTGCTCTCCGGCTATGCCAAGGAGCAGGCCACGCGCCCGCAGACCATCGGGTACTCGCTCGCAGATTCCCCGGTGGGGCTGGCGTCGTGGATCTACGCGATGTCTCAGGACGTGTCCGACAGCGGGGGGAACGCGGAGGCGGTGTTCAGCCTCGACGAGCTGCTCGACGACATCATGCTCTACTGGCTGCCCAGCACCGGTGCCTCGTCTGCGCGGCTGTACTGGGAAGCGGCGCAGGCCGGAAGGGCGGGACCACCCTCTCCCGAGAAGATCACCGTTCCGGCGGGGTTCAGCATGTTTCCCCGCGAGATCATCCGCACGTCAAAGCGCTGGGCCGAACGCCGCTACAGCCACGTCATCCACTTCAACGAGCTGGACCGGGGCGGGCACTTCGCGGCGCTGGAGCAGCCGGAGCTGTTCGTTCAGGAAGTGCGGGCGAGTTTCAGCCACGTCCGCTGA
- a CDS encoding VOC family protein has protein sequence MITSDFPVPLRMDGLSLPVADVAVSVAFYTRLGFSVELTDPSGKGFALLRIDGGTIGLQRHKGEDAPRVRDGIHVELSTGDLDGLYAWMQQAGIPVEKPPHDRPWERVMVLRDPDGFRVEVSQGERGRNRPQ, from the coding sequence ATGATCACCTCTGACTTTCCCGTCCCCCTCCGCATGGACGGCCTGAGCCTGCCCGTCGCCGACGTGGCGGTGTCCGTCGCCTTTTACACCCGGCTGGGCTTCAGCGTCGAACTCACCGACCCCTCGGGCAAGGGCTTCGCGCTTCTCAGGATCGACGGCGGGACCATCGGCCTCCAGCGGCACAAGGGCGAGGACGCGCCGAGGGTCCGCGACGGCATCCACGTGGAGCTGAGCACCGGGGACCTGGACGGCCTGTACGCCTGGATGCAACAGGCGGGCATCCCGGTCGAGAAACCGCCGCATGACCGGCCCTGGGAGCGGGTGATGGTCCTGCGCGACCCGGACGGCTTCCGGGTGGAGGTCTCCCAGGGCGAGCGCGGGCGCAACCGTCCGCAATAG